Proteins encoded in a region of the Suricata suricatta isolate VVHF042 chromosome 10, meerkat_22Aug2017_6uvM2_HiC, whole genome shotgun sequence genome:
- the REP15 gene encoding rab15 effector protein → MGQKPSQQLALKDTREVFSVCEVVSEAIVHAAEKLKDYLGFEDPLSNLCPAANTLNEIFLVHFVTFCHDKGVDEWLTTTRMSKHQAVLFGADWIWTFWGSDKQIRLQLAVQTLQMSTLPPLESMPCASSHPESRPEEASRKRSRFDKLDGFCNLIGEDCLGLFIIFGVPGKPKDVRGVVLDSVKSEPARGHLPGAKAVARFVLETEDCVSIRELLGHCLSKKDGLREVGKVYISIP, encoded by the coding sequence ATGGGGCAGAAACCATCACAACAGCTGGCTCTGAAAGACACCAGAGAGGTTTTCAGCGTCTGCGAGGTGGTCAGCGAGGCAATAGTCCATGCAGCTGAGAAACTGAAGGACTATCTCGGATTCGAAGATCCTCTGAGCAACCTGTGCCCAGCTGCGAACACTCTGAACGAGATCTTCCTAGTCCACTTTGTCACTTTCTGCCACGACAAGGGGGTCGATGAGTGGCTCACCACCACCAGGATGTCCAAGCACCAAGCGGTGCTGTTTGGGGCGGACTGGATTTGGACCTTCTGGGGGTCCGATAAGCAAATACGGCTGCAGCTGGCAGTGCAGACTCTGCAGATGTCCACTCTTCCTCCTTTGGAGTCTATGCCTTGCGCCTCCTCACATCCAGAATCCAGGCCAGAAGAGGCTTCCAGGAAGAGGAGTCGATTTGATAAGCTGGACGGCTTCTGTAACTTGATAGGAGAGGACTGCCTGGGCCTGTTCATCATCTTTGGTGTGCCGGGAAAGCCCAAAGACGTCCGGGGCGTTGTCCTGGACAGCGTCAAAAGTGAGCCGGCGAGGGGCCATCTGCCAGGAGCGAAGGCCGTGGCGCGGTTTGTCCTGGAAACTGAGGACTGTGTCTCCATCAGAGAGCTGCTGGGGCACTGTCTGAGTAAGAAAGATGGGCTGAGAGAGGTGGGCAAGGTTTATATCAGCATCCCCTGA